The nucleotide sequence GGGCGGGCTCTCGCGTTATAAAATTTTCGCTATCATCTAACCAAAACATCTTACGCGAAAATTTTTCCGTTCAGCCTCGCTTCGCGAGTCCGAATGGCTTCGCCACTTCGATCCCTAACGCAAATTACACAAAAGCCCATCTCAATCAGCGTCAAAATCACGGGCAAACGATTCCAGTGTTTTCAGATTTATTTTAGGAAAGCTTACATCTTTAAGTTCTCTAAAATGTGAATCGTCAGAAACAATGTAATCAGCTTGACACGCAAAGGCGCAGTCCACAAACTTATTGTCGTCAGGGTCCTTCTTTATTAGCCGCAACCTGAAGAACGGATCTTTTCGAACAACATTAGAAGAAAACTGAACAGTTCTCATAAACATTGTTGCAACAATGTCTGCAGCCTTCTGACGAAAGATTTCTTCATATTCCAATAGGATTTCTGTTGAAACGCAAAGTACATATTCTTCGTTCAGAAATTTCTTCCACAAAAAATGGTAGGGAGACTTACTACCAAGCATCTGCAGCATGGCATTCGTATCAATAACAATCTTTCGCATGACTACCCCCGATAAGGAGTACGAAGATGTTCTGATTTCAGCTGTTCCAGTTTTTCCTGGCCGAAAGATCCGTCTTCCCAACGCTTATCAAGCTCTTGTTCAAGACGTTCTGCATAAAAATTTTTAAGAAGTTTTGTCAACGCAACCAACTCTTCTTCACTAGTAACGCTAGCGAAGGACTCAACTACCAGCATTTGAGCCGGATTCAGAGAAGCCAAAGTCAGTTCGTCAGTCATAAAAACTCCCGTTTGCTCTTGGCTAATATAGATATTATTCTGCATTTGTTGCATAGTAATTTTCCTTTCCGTTTTACAGGCGTGAACAAAAACGGCTTTACTTCAGCTAGACTGCACAAATATACACTAGTTTTGTAAAATTGACAAGACTCTTGCATAACAAAAATTAATCCCTAACGAAGAATTCTTAAAGGATGCCACCAGTTTTTGACAATTTGCACATTCACACTTAGCCAATATTCTACAACAAAAAATTGTCACTTACGGCATTTTTTTGTTACACCATGTACACAATTATAAATCCTAATTTCTATTGAAATTTATAACCAGATTTTCCCAGCGTGGTTCAAGGTCAAAAATTTTGACCTTGATAAGGAACGTGAAAACTTGAAATCCATTTTTTGGACATCAAGTTGCAAAAACGCATCTCTAGCCACCAACTTGAAATCACATTTTGTGATTTCAAGGAACGAAATTTTTGTTCATTCAACAACAGCAAAAATAGCGTTCTCCCCAAAAAACTTGAAGCCGTTTTTTTTTCGACCTCAAGTTCAAAGTAACAAGGAGAACTAATTCTTGAGGTGCAATTTTTGCACCTCAAACTAAACTAAATCACCCAACACTCCCTCGATCAGCTGGTGATAGACTTCAGGGTATTCAATGTCGTCTATCGTTGTTACGCGCTTTCCAGCGTCCTTACTTGACGCACCACAGTGGAACATTTTCTCGTCATCCAGCCCATAATCCAGCACGATGTAACGATCGTGAAATATACCGCCTGCAGGCCTCCGCTCAATATCCACATCAGGCCTAGCAGCCTTAAAGTCGTCAATCATCGTTTGAGTTAAAGCGCAGCCATTCCGCTGGTCGCTAAAAATCGTCACATTCACATTCTGAGCAACACCTCGCAATAAATCCAGTGTTTTTACGCCAACAAAATCATCAAACAAGAAAATCGACTTCTGAGCCATGCCATAAATCTGCGTGTAAGCGACATCAGCCTCTAGTTTTTGCCCATTCAGAATCAAGTGGTGCTTGTAAGTAGATGGGTCGTGGAAAAACTCCATGACCTTGCCCAAGGATTCCTGAGTTTTCAGAGACTCCACCTCCAAACGAGCCACATCCGTGCGAATTTCGGCTATTTCGTGGGAATGTTGAGCCGTGAGGGTTGCTATTTGAACACAGTTGGAACAACCTAGCAACTGCTGATTTTCAGAGGCAATAAAGTCCTTCATTTCTTTGAAAAGACGGACAATGGCAATACTCTGTTTTATAGCCAAATCACCCTTAAGAACGGTCATCAACATGTAAATACCTTGTTCTGTAAAGGCATAAGGTAAATAGACTCGCCCACCTTTCACCCCTTTGACCTGCATCGAGGTGCAATTTTTGCACCTCGATAATTCAGCAATTTCGTCCATAGTCAACTGAAATCGGAAAATCTCGGGAAAACGCTCTATATTATTCTTAACCTGCCTATTGAAATCCTTGGTACTATACCCATAAATTTCCGCCAAATCGGCGTCAAGCATCACCTTTACGCCGCGGATGGTGTAAACCTTGCTCTTCAGCAAATTCTCGTCAATGAGGGCAATTTCTTTCCCCGTAACAGGGGCTTCTTTCTTCTTCATAACAAACCTTCTGCAATACAAGCAAAAAAATCACAGAATATATCAATAGTGGCGCATTCTAGGCCGTGACAAGCCAAACCAGCGCAAGGTTCATCACAAAGATATACAAACGTTCACAACTTATCAAGATTTTTTTTACGTTCCCCGGCAAGCCGGGGCGGGCTCTCGCGTTATAAAATTTTCGCAAACATCTAGCCAGAACATCTTACACGAAAATTTTTCCGTTCAGCCTCGCTTCGCGAGTCCGAATGGCTTCGCCACATCGATCCCTAACGCAATTTCAACACTCCCTCGATCAGCTGGTGATAGACTTCAGGGTATTCAATGTCGTCTATCGTTGTTACGCGCTTTCCAGCGTCCTTACTTGACGCACCACAGTGGAACATTTTCTCGTCATCCAGCCCATAATCCAGCACGATGTAACGATCGTGAAATATACCGCCTGCAGGCCTCCGCTCAATATCCACATCAGGCCTAGCAGCCTTAAAGTCGTCAATCATCGTTTGAGTTAAAGCGCAGCCATTCCGCTGGTCGCTAAAAATCGTCACATTCACATTCTGAGCAACACCTCGCAATAAATCCAGTGTTTTTACGCCAACAAAATCATCAAACAAGAAAATCGACTTCTGAGCCATGCCATAAATCTGCGTGTAAGCGACATCAGCCTCTAGTTTTTGCCCATTCAGAATCAAGTGGTGCTTGTAAGTAGATGGGTCGTGGAAAAACTCCATGACCTTGCCCAAGGATTCCTGAGTTTTCAGAGACTCCACCTCCAAACGAGCCACATCCGTGCGAACTTCGGCAATTTCTTTCGCGTTTTGGGCCATAAGAGTTGCTATTTGAACACAATTAGAACAACCGAGTAACTGCTGGTTCTCTGAGGCTATGTAGTCCTTCATGTCTTTGAAAAGACGGATTATTGCTTTACTTTGCAGCGTTGCAAGACCACCTCTAAGAACCGTCATGAGCATGTAAATACCCTGCTCGGTAAAGACAAAAGGAAGTTTTCTTGTTCCGCCCCGTCCAGTTTTTGATGTCAAATTTTTTGACATCAAACGTTTGAATTCATCATCCGTAAGTTGGAATCTAAAATCATCGTCAAATTTGTCGATGTTTAATTTCACCTGCTGATTAAAAGCTCTCGTCTCATACCCGTAAATTTCCGCCAGATCGGCGTCAAGCATCACCTTTACACCGCGAATGGTATAAACCTTGTTCTTCAGGAGATTTTCATCAATAAGGACTATTTCTTTCGTTTTCTCGGCAACATTGGCCGGAACAGCACTACTCCCCGCAACAGGGGCTTCTTTCTTCTTCATAACATATCCTTTCCGTTTTACAGGCGTGAACAAAAACGGATTTACTTCGGTTAGACTGCACAAATATACACCAGTTTTACGGGTTTGACAAGACACTTACAATAAATTTTTTCACTCTTCCGCAAATCCCCATTCCCGCCTCCCCCGACCAGACTTGGGCTCCATATTTTTTACTACATTCCCGAACATGGCTACCGCAATTGAATTCGAGAACATCAGCAAACAGTACCGCCTGGGCTTGGTAAGCACAGGCACCCTGAGCCACGACCTCAATCGATTCTGGCAGACCAAGATCTTGCGCCGCGAGGACCCCTACCTCAAAGTGGGCGAAACCAACGACCGCGCAAGCAAAGGTTCCAGCGACTACGTGTGGGCCCTGAAGGACATCAACTTCAAGGTGGAACAGGGCGACGTCGTGGGCATCATCGGCCGCAACGGCGCAGGCAAAAGCACGCTCCTCAAGCTGC is from Fibrobacter sp. and encodes:
- a CDS encoding putative toxin-antitoxin system toxin component, PIN family, which gives rise to MRKIVIDTNAMLQMLGSKSPYHFLWKKFLNEEYVLCVSTEILLEYEEIFRQKAADIVATMFMRTVQFSSNVVRKDPFFRLRLIKKDPDDNKFVDCAFACQADYIVSDDSHFRELKDVSFPKINLKTLESFARDFDAD
- a CDS encoding ORF6N domain-containing protein: MKKKEAPVTGKEIALIDENLLKSKVYTIRGVKVMLDADLAEIYGYSTKDFNRQVKNNIERFPEIFRFQLTMDEIAELSRCKNCTSMQVKGVKGGRVYLPYAFTEQGIYMLMTVLKGDLAIKQSIAIVRLFKEMKDFIASENQQLLGCSNCVQIATLTAQHSHEIAEIRTDVARLEVESLKTQESLGKVMEFFHDPSTYKHHLILNGQKLEADVAYTQIYGMAQKSIFLFDDFVGVKTLDLLRGVAQNVNVTIFSDQRNGCALTQTMIDDFKAARPDVDIERRPAGGIFHDRYIVLDYGLDDEKMFHCGASSKDAGKRVTTIDDIEYPEVYHQLIEGVLGDLV
- a CDS encoding ORF6N domain-containing protein: MKKKEAPVAGSSAVPANVAEKTKEIVLIDENLLKNKVYTIRGVKVMLDADLAEIYGYETRAFNQQVKLNIDKFDDDFRFQLTDDEFKRLMSKNLTSKTGRGGTRKLPFVFTEQGIYMLMTVLRGGLATLQSKAIIRLFKDMKDYIASENQQLLGCSNCVQIATLMAQNAKEIAEVRTDVARLEVESLKTQESLGKVMEFFHDPSTYKHHLILNGQKLEADVAYTQIYGMAQKSIFLFDDFVGVKTLDLLRGVAQNVNVTIFSDQRNGCALTQTMIDDFKAARPDVDIERRPAGGIFHDRYIVLDYGLDDEKMFHCGASSKDAGKRVTTIDDIEYPEVYHQLIEGVLKLR